In Dromiciops gliroides isolate mDroGli1 chromosome 4, mDroGli1.pri, whole genome shotgun sequence, one DNA window encodes the following:
- the PI16 gene encoding peptidase inhibitor 16 yields the protein MQSFYCFPAVLLLFTAAQLSCSLKDEEKQMVVEFHNLYRSQVSPPATNMKNMQWDEDLAAFAKAYASKCVWGHNKDRGRRGENLFAITEGEMDLQLAVEQWYNEHEHYNLSNATCAEGQMCGHYTQVVWANSERIGCGSQFCEKLEGVMETNIHILVCNYEPPGNVKGQKPYKEGPQCSQCQEGYECKNQLCRTRTSELSASTSLEFSLFGLLSCLFLSYFF from the exons ATGCAGAGCTTCTACTGCTTTCCAGCTGTGCTCCTCCTCTTCACAGCTGCCCAGCTGAGCTGTAGCCTCAAGGATGAAGAGAAGCAAATGGTGGTAGAATTTCACAACCTCTATCGCTCCCAGGTCTCCCCACCTGCGACCAACATGAAGAATATG CAATGGGATGAGGATCTGGCTGCCTTCGCCAAAGCCTACGCCAGCAAGTGCGTGTGGGGTCACAACAAGGATCGGGGCCGCCGGGGAGAGAACCTCTTCGCCATCACAGAAGGGGAGATGGACTTGCAGCTGGCCGTGGAGCAGTGGTACAATGAGCATGAGCACTACAACCTTAGCAACGCCACCTGCGCGGAAGGACAGATGTGCGGCCACTACACCCAG GTGGTCTGGGCAAACTCGGAGAGGATTGGCTGCGGTTCTCAGTTCTGTGAGAAGCTCGAGGGAGTGATGGAGACTAATATTCACATTCTTGTCTGCAACTACGAACCCCC AGGAAACGTGAAAGGCCAGAAACCATATAAGGAGGGGCCCCAGTGTTCACAATGCCAGGAGGGCTACGAGTGTAAGAACCAACTCTGTC GTACCAGGACATCTGAACTGAGTGCCTCCACTTCTTTGGAGTTTTCTCTCTTTGGGCTACTCAGTTGTCTATTCCTGAGCTACTTCTTTTGA